The genomic segment CCATTGTCTTCAATGGATATCACTACGGTATCATCACCGTAGAGTACCTGAATGGAAATAAAAACTTCAGGTGTATCGGCTGAAAGACCGTGCAGGATAGAATTCTCCAGGAATGGCTGTAATGTAAATTTGCAGATCGTGAAATTTTCTATTCCGTCTTCGGCATTGATCTCCCAGTTAAGATTATCTTTATGGCAGAGTTTCTCCATTTCCAGATACAGGCGGGTAATTTCCAGTTCGTCTTTGATCGGTATCAGTTCTTTTGATTTTCTCAGCGTCAGTCGGTAAAAGGCAGTCAGATTTGTCAGCATCTGATCTGCAATATCCAATTTGCCAAGTGCCTGGCAGGTTCGGATGGTTCCAAGGATATTGTAGAGAAAATGTGGATTGATCTGTGATTGTAATAACTGATATTTCAGCCGTTCTTCATTAATGGAGAGACTGACAATTGATTTCAGATTCTGGGCAATTGTGTGCTGCATATCTTCAAAGGTAATCCCCAGATTGTCTATTTCATCATAATTGGAAGCATCGGCCGGATGCGGGAGTGTGATGATGGAAAGGTGCTCCGGATCATGTCCGAGCCTGCAAATAAAAAGTCAATAGCAAATTGATGATTTCAGGCAAAAATTTTTGCAAGATTTTGAACATTAAAATAAGACCACCGATATTCGCTGGTCTAAAATAAAGGTATTGACGAGATATTTATTCTGGGAGTGAAGACAGATATTCTTTCACTCGACCATAGTAGATGCGAAGAAACTTATTCGCACCGGCTGTCATGTAGACGTAATAAGGCTTTCCTTGTGCTCGTTTCTTATCCATAAACAAGTAGACAGGATCATCCTGTGGCTTTGTTTTGATGAGAACATCCATGACTTGAAACAGAGTCTTACGAAGAGTACTGGAACCGCGCTTGGAAGCAGGAACGCTTTTCTGCTCATATGAACCGGATTCATTTACACCGGGATCAACGCCTGCAAAGGCTGTAATGGCTCCTTTGTGGGTAAATCGGGAGACATCACCAATCTCTGCCATAAGCTGTGGACCAAGCGATTTACCTACACCTTTCATAGCCATGACAACAGGGTATTCCGGCAGTTTAGAAGCAGCCTCATTCATCATGGTACGAAGCTGTTCCACAGTCTGTGAAGCCGTATTTAATTGTTCTACAGCCTGTTTGATGATTAACTTTGTCAGATCGTCTTTTGGAAGTATAGAAACAAGCTCCTTAGATGCTTCATAGATTTCAACAGCTTTTGAACGGCTGAAGTTGTACTTCCTGCGTTTACACCACTTTTGATAGTGGTCGATAAAGGCGTTTAGAGAGAGTTTACGAACACAATCCACATGCCAGTAGGTGGCTGAAAAGTCAACCCATTTTTGACTTCCATCCTCACGGGCAGGGCTGTCAAAATAAGTGTTAGCTCCCGGATAAGTTTGGTCAAGGATGCTGATTAGATTATTTTTCATAGCGGTTTTGTGTTTCATGTAAAAATCAAACTGGCGGTTCATGGTTTTCAGTTGATTACGAATTTCATCCATGAGACTATACTGTCTGAGTTCCGTCCAACTGTCAAGAGTATAGCGTGCAATTTTTACTGCATCCGCTTTATCGGACTTTACTTTGCGGAGAGAGTTGTCTCCAAAATCTTTGATGAGTTTGGGATTTATGGCAGATACAAAAAGGTCAGCTTTCGAAAGTTCACGGACAAGAGGTTCGTAATAACGACCGGTGTGTTCCATGACAATACGAGATTCGCCATCAATGGATTGGATCTGCTCAATGAGAGAGCGAATCCCACTGACTGTGTGTTTGACTTCAAATGGTTTTGAAATGATCTCACCATAAGAACGAAGGATAGCAACCATGCTTTTTCCTTTGGAAACATCAATACCTACTGCATTCATATTCATAAATTTGTCACTCCTTAAAATCAGATTATGCAATGGATAAAGACCAGTTTTACTCATTGCCTATTCCATCTACTGTGGTGTGACACGAACGTACCGAAGGCAGTTCAACCTGCATAAAACGAACGCTGCAAATGAGGAGCTGGTTATCAGTCTCGGCAACGGACGCGAAGTCCAAGATGAATAAGACGATATACCGATTGCTCCATACATTTTAACAGCTTAAGCAACAAGATGGATAATTCCTTACTGGCTGTAAGGGATATTAACCATAAATATATTGTAGTAGATGAAAGGATTCCATGGCATAGGACAGTGCGGCAATTCTGCTTGTCAGTTTCCTGGAAAAAAGGATTACAATAAAAATAGTCAGCGGCAGAGAAATAATTACAGTGATCAACAGTGTTTTGATCAGTACCTGTGTATTGCTTTTGATATAGTTTTCCGGGATTTCCGTAATATGCAGCCAACCGTTATCCAGAGTGCGGCAGTTATAGTAGATGTCATTGTCTTTAAAGAAGGAATTGGTATTTTCCAGAAACATCTGTTTTATTGAATCTGAAATCCAGGTCTGATTACGGGAAGAATCACTGTGAGCTGCAATTTGTCCCTGTGGTGTCAGAATGTAACTGGAAATTGCGGTATCAGAAGCAGAAGTCTGAAGATACCGGGAAAATTCATCGCAGTCAAGTGCAATACAATAAGCATATTCGAGAACATTGCTGGATTTGTCCTGAAGAGCACGAAAACACAGCAGTGTATTTGCGCTTCTTTTGGAAGCAGATATAACTCTGGGTAAGGTGGTATTTTTCTTTAACAGCCACAGGGAAGAAGAACCTATGGAATGTAATTCAGATTCGCTGATTCCATAATTGAAAAGTTTATCTGTGGAAAAGAAATATATACCCTCATCAGCTCCGGTTTGTTCCGGTTTTAAAAAAACATATATATGAAAGAAATCAAATGTAGATTTATATAATGAAATATTGCTTCTCATGGATGTTAATGCCTGCATGGTGCCAACCTGATCTGGGGAAGAGTGTTCAAAAGCGTACATCTGATACTGGATGGTGTCAGCAACGTTTTCGGTCTGGTTCAGACGGCTGTTAAGCTGAAAAATAAGCTGTTCATCAGACATCAATGCAGAGTTTGTGATTCGGTCTCTGGCAAGATTATAGGAAACATGGTAACTGACCAGTGCAACAAGTGTCAGAGGAAGCAGGGTTGCAACCAGAAAGGCAATCAGGAGTTTTGCCTGAAATGAGGAAAATCTGGAAGGAATCCATTTATGATAATTTATTTTTTTCAAGTTGAGTTTCATTACACATAATACTCCTTATATGAATAGGTTTGATTTTATCAGGTATCTTTTTGAAGATTGCCATATTATACAGCAATTCTGTAAAGATGCAACACAGTGTTCATCTGCTATCTGTATTATAAAAAATCAGAATGAAAAAAACAATAGAACGAAAAATAATATAAATCAATCAAAAGAAATTGTATTTAGTAAAAAGAGTGTTTTTGTTATTCTTTAATTACCAAATAACACAGAACAGTTGATGCGAGAGAACTGTTCGGAAAAGGAGAGAATATGAGGAAAAAAGTGTTAAGTGCAGTTTTAGCTGCAACAATGGTAGCAGGAATGATGGGAAATGTTGTAAGTGTATCCGCAGAAGAGAAGTATGATCTTACTTTATATAGTGTCAATACTACAGACCCGGATTTTGATGACTGGCTTGCAAATGTAGAAGAGGCAACAGGATTAAATATCAATGTTGTTGCAGCACCCACCGATTCAGACACACGTCAGCAGAAGATCACAACAATTCTTTCTACGGGAGATTCTTCCGTGGATGTTATTGAGATTAACGATGAAATGAGTGCTGCATTCAAGAACTCCGGATGGTTGGATGGACTCAACGATACAGTTATGACAGATGATATCGTTGATCAGTTTGCTCAGGGTTATATTGCGGACATGATTACAGATAAAGACGGAAACATCGTAGGTGTTCCTGGATATTCCGGATATCTTGCCTTTTGGGTAAATCAGGAAATTATGGATGAAGTAGGAATTGAATCGATTGATACAAAAGAAGACTTTATGAAGTACATGGAAGCGGTTTCTAAAGATGGACGTTACGGATATGGTGGTTCTTGGGAAAAAACTTATTCATTTAATGAAATTGCACAGTTTGTAAATATGTTTGGTGGAGATTACTTTGACTGGACGAAAGAGGAAAATAAGGAAGCAATTCAGTTTCTGCATGACTTGGTAGCAAACAATGAAACACCAATTGATGAGATTGCAGACAAATATGACCAGATGAATCCAAAAATAAACGATGGTAAATACGGATGTTGGTTTATGTGGGGTCTGGGCACTGATTATGCAAAGGCAGATATGCTTGGTGAAGACAAGATTCATATGGCAATGGTACCTGATTTCAGTGGAAACGGAGAAAGAGCAATCTTTACAGATTCCTGGAACTATGTACTTAACAGTGCCTCAAAGAATAAAGATGCAGCAATTAAATTCCTGCAGTATATGGCAGATGAAGGTGGAATGGAAGCATCCTATAAAGCATTTGACAGATATCCTGCAAGAAAGGATGTTGCAGAAAAAGTTGTTCCGGATACTGATCCTGCAAAAGAAATGTACAGCCAGTATGCAGAAGAGTGCAATGTACAGGGACGTCCGATGGTAGCGCAGACAATGGAATTCATCAGTGATATGGGAACAATCTTCCAGTCCTGCATGAAAGATGAGATCACAGTAGATGAGTTCTGTGAGAAAGCTCAGGAATTAGTTGAGACATATCAGTAAAAAACAATTACTCGTTTAAAGAATTTGGAAATACTGATACATAAAAACTGACATAATAAATGAAGGTATAAAGCAGAACAATCTGCTTTATACCTGTGCTTAAAGATATGAGGGAGGGAGTTCCTGTGACAATCAGTAAAAAATCGATGAAATGGATTCCATGGCTGCTGGTTTTGCCTGTAGTTATCATCCGTGGATTCACAACATTATATCCTATTTTAATGACTGTTAAAAATAGTTTTTGTGACATCAGAATTCTGGCAGGAGTGGACGAATTCTGCGGATTCAAAAATTATCTGAAAGTTTTTTCAGATCCAAAAGTGCTTACATCCATACGATTTACAGTAGTATTTGTAGTGGTATCTATGATATTACATGTAATATTAGGCGTGTGTCTTGCTCTGATATTAAATATGAAGTTTAAGGGACGCCGCTTTCTTCGTACGATTGTACTGATTCCCTGGGCAATGCCGGCAGTTGTTGTAGGTATGGCTGCAAAATGGGCATTCAATAATGATTATGGTCTGATCAATGACTTTATCAGATGGTTTGTCCATGGATACCAGAATAGCTGGCTCATCAATACAGGATCTGCAAGAGCTGCTGTAATTGCCATGGATCTGTGGAAAGATCTTCCGTTCTTTGCGATTCTTGTATTATCCGGTCTGCAGTTTATTTCGGGTGATATCTATGAAGCCGCAAAAGTAGACGGGGCAAATGGAATCCAGTGTTTCTTCAAGATTACATTACCGTTGATACTGAAAAATGTGTTGACTTTAACTATTCCATTTACTTTATGGAGACTGACAACCTTTGATATTGTATATTCTATGACTTCAGGTGGTCCTGGAGAAGATACGGCACTGATCGCATACAGAATCACGACAGAAGCGTTTACCAATCTGAATGTCGGTTATGCATCTGCACTGGCAATGTTACTGTTTGTTGTGATGGCAGTATTCAGCTGGCTGAATATACATGTTATGAACAAGATTGATAACTAGAGGAGGAAATACCATGAAAAAAGATTCAAAGAAATATAACATATATCATGGTGTAGTGGCTGGTGGAAGATGGGTACTGTTTGCAATTGTCTCATTTATTATCCTGTTCCCGGTATACTGGATTTTTATTTCCTCTATTACACCTTCCGGAGAATTATTTAAAACACCGATTGATTATCTGCCGGATCATCCGACACTGGAAAGCTACAAGTTCCTGCTCGAGAATGTAGGACTTTTGTCAAAAGTGGGAAATACAGTATTGATCGTAGGTCTTACACTGGTTATCAGTACTGTATTCTGTGCAATGGCTGCATACGGATTCTCACGTTTCACTACAAAAGGAATCAATATTGCTTTTGCATTTATTATTGCAACTATGTTAATTCCTGAGGTTGTTACAGCAAGACCATTGTATGAGTTCATGCAGAAAGTAAAATTATATGATACATATCCAGGATTGATTCTGCTGTATATCAGTACTGTTATCCCGTTTACGGTTCTGATCCTGAGAAACTTTGTGGGGGAAATCCCTATTTCACTGGAAGAGGCAGCAGCGATTGACGGTGCAACTTTTTCACAGAGACTTTTTACAATCGTATTGCCACTTATGAAACCTGCAATTGCAACTGTATGTATTATCAACTTTATTACCTGCTTGAATAACTTCTTCACACCGTTATTTTATTCAAATGGCATTCAGGTTCTTTCCGTTGCCATTGTACAGCTTCCGCTGCGTGACAACATGTATGGAGTTCCGTGGGATCTGGTAAGTGCAATGGGATGGATTATTCTTTTACCGATTATTATTTTTGTTGCAGTCTTTGAAAAACAAATTATGGATGGTATAATGGCAGGAGGAGTAAAAGCCTGATTATCTGAATGCTAAGATATTGGAGGAAAACATTATGTAT from the Blautia wexlerae DSM 19850 genome contains:
- a CDS encoding sensor histidine kinase → MQHTIAQNLKSIVSLSINEERLKYQLLQSQINPHFLYNILGTIRTCQALGKLDIADQMLTNLTAFYRLTLRKSKELIPIKDELEITRLYLEMEKLCHKDNLNWEINAEDGIENFTICKFTLQPFLENSILHGLSADTPEVFISIQVLYGDDTVVISIEDNGAGMSPETLEQLRYAIDNKVINYEKHFGISNVSARISNPLYGNGSVRIDSHPGNGTYVTIEFQQMEDTDEENNDCR
- a CDS encoding ABC transporter substrate-binding protein translates to MRKKVLSAVLAATMVAGMMGNVVSVSAEEKYDLTLYSVNTTDPDFDDWLANVEEATGLNINVVAAPTDSDTRQQKITTILSTGDSSVDVIEINDEMSAAFKNSGWLDGLNDTVMTDDIVDQFAQGYIADMITDKDGNIVGVPGYSGYLAFWVNQEIMDEVGIESIDTKEDFMKYMEAVSKDGRYGYGGSWEKTYSFNEIAQFVNMFGGDYFDWTKEENKEAIQFLHDLVANNETPIDEIADKYDQMNPKINDGKYGCWFMWGLGTDYAKADMLGEDKIHMAMVPDFSGNGERAIFTDSWNYVLNSASKNKDAAIKFLQYMADEGGMEASYKAFDRYPARKDVAEKVVPDTDPAKEMYSQYAEECNVQGRPMVAQTMEFISDMGTIFQSCMKDEITVDEFCEKAQELVETYQ
- a CDS encoding carbohydrate ABC transporter permease, giving the protein MREGVPVTISKKSMKWIPWLLVLPVVIIRGFTTLYPILMTVKNSFCDIRILAGVDEFCGFKNYLKVFSDPKVLTSIRFTVVFVVVSMILHVILGVCLALILNMKFKGRRFLRTIVLIPWAMPAVVVGMAAKWAFNNDYGLINDFIRWFVHGYQNSWLINTGSARAAVIAMDLWKDLPFFAILVLSGLQFISGDIYEAAKVDGANGIQCFFKITLPLILKNVLTLTIPFTLWRLTTFDIVYSMTSGGPGEDTALIAYRITTEAFTNLNVGYASALAMLLFVVMAVFSWLNIHVMNKIDN
- a CDS encoding carbohydrate ABC transporter permease, which gives rise to MKKDSKKYNIYHGVVAGGRWVLFAIVSFIILFPVYWIFISSITPSGELFKTPIDYLPDHPTLESYKFLLENVGLLSKVGNTVLIVGLTLVISTVFCAMAAYGFSRFTTKGINIAFAFIIATMLIPEVVTARPLYEFMQKVKLYDTYPGLILLYISTVIPFTVLILRNFVGEIPISLEEAAAIDGATFSQRLFTIVLPLMKPAIATVCIINFITCLNNFFTPLFYSNGIQVLSVAIVQLPLRDNMYGVPWDLVSAMGWIILLPIIIFVAVFEKQIMDGIMAGGVKA
- a CDS encoding IS110 family transposase — translated: MNAVGIDVSKGKSMVAILRSYGEIISKPFEVKHTVSGIRSLIEQIQSIDGESRIVMEHTGRYYEPLVRELSKADLFVSAINPKLIKDFGDNSLRKVKSDKADAVKIARYTLDSWTELRQYSLMDEIRNQLKTMNRQFDFYMKHKTAMKNNLISILDQTYPGANTYFDSPAREDGSQKWVDFSATYWHVDCVRKLSLNAFIDHYQKWCKRRKYNFSRSKAVEIYEASKELVSILPKDDLTKLIIKQAVEQLNTASQTVEQLRTMMNEAASKLPEYPVVMAMKGVGKSLGPQLMAEIGDVSRFTHKGAITAFAGVDPGVNESGSYEQKSVPASKRGSSTLRKTLFQVMDVLIKTKPQDDPVYLFMDKKRAQGKPYYVYMTAGANKFLRIYYGRVKEYLSSLPE